From Camelina sativa cultivar DH55 chromosome 7, Cs, whole genome shotgun sequence, one genomic window encodes:
- the LOC104704755 gene encoding uncharacterized protein LOC104704755 → MEKSLGYVALPKPLKFDPECFGYWKVMVKQVISSIDMEAWFAVEDGWSPPMEKDEEGELVPKHRKKCTAEEKAESKHNSQALSVIFNVLPRGIFSQVHGCVFAKEAWDILVVTFEGTSSIKRTRLDNLASDFENLHMTENESVADYNIRLSGIAQEAVVLGKHYKDKKLVKKFLRSLPDKFQPHRSAIDVSLNSDELKFNQVVGMMQAFELQLKKKEKLNENSFALKAVEEQKAVESQEAVDEEKVGLLVKKFFRKMERGQRKGPTSFGKTDANKDFRKGDKHDRQCAECEGYRHYRSECPNNKRKNSLQCYGCKGYGHIKTDCPSRENKHKLYITWSESDSEEEEGKGNILNNFVALLGVIEENEDDEILMVEEGGKREADSDSDGEEADLSVEDQIELLIKTVLQKTKDNTDLLSERDTLQMNISMLSKELDEEKAKSLRLEKQLEEQLKNIRMLNQGTKNLDTLLSNGRSNNVKWGLGYQGADAKGNHRDSCMPPPIFNGPLRDLFDLAEEHDVEADQAKWYFDSGCSRHMTGASDNLSHGEDVVGGKVTFRDGGKGTIRGKGMTCGESQPHLKYVFLVDGLKANLISVSQLCDEGLDVTLPKKDCRAVDQQGSVKLRGRRSGNNCYMWNSENQCFNASAKLDTDL, encoded by the exons atggagaaatcactAGGGTACGTTGCGTTACCAAAACCTTTGAAATTTGATCCGGAGTGTTTTGGTTATTGGAAAGTTATGGTCAAGCAGGTCATCTCAAGTATCGATATGGAAGCTTGGTTTGCTGTGGAGGATGGCTGGTCACCTCCTATGGAGAAGGATGAGGAAGGTGAATTGGTTCCTAAGCACAGGAAGAAATGTACAGCCGAAGAAAAAGCAGAATCTAAACATAATTCACAAGCATTGTCTGTTATCTTCAATGTTCTGCCAAGGGGTATCTTCAGCCAAGTACATGGATGTGTGTTTGCTAAGGAAGCGTGGGATATTCTGGTTGTCACCTTTGAAGGCACAAGCAGTATTAAGCGCACCAGACTGGACAATCTTGCATCTGACTTTGAAAACCTACACATGACTGAAAATGAATCAGTTGCTGACTACAACATTAGGTTGAGTGGAATCGCACAAGAAGCTGTCGTTTTGGGGAAGCATTACAAAGATAAGAAGCTGGTGAAAAAATTTCTCAGAAGCCTACCTGATAAATTCCAACCACACAGGTCTGCTATAGATGTGTCTCTCAACTCTGATGAACTCAAGTTTAATCAAGTAGTAGGGATGATGCAGGCTTTTGAACTGCAGctgaaaaagaaggaaaaacttAATGAGAATTCTTTTGCACTCAAGGCTGTGGAGGAACAGAAAGCTGTAGAGTCTCAGGAGGCTGTAGATGAAGAAAAAGTGGGTTTACTGGTCAAGAAGTTTTTTCGGAAGATGGAGAGAGGTCAGCGGAAGGGACCAACATCCTTCGGAAAGACTGATGCAAATAAAGATTTCAGAAAGGGTGACAAACATGATCGACAGTGTGCTGAATGTGAAGGTTACAGACATTACAGGTCTGAATGTCCGAACAACAAGCGCAAGAACTCGCTGCAATGCTATGGTTGCAAGGGTTATGGACATATCAAGACAGATTGTCCTTCGCGTGAGAATAAACATAAATTGTACATCACCTGGAGTGAAAGTgattcagaagaagaggaaggcaAGGGCAATATACTTAACAACTTTGTTGCACTGCTGGGTGTTATTGAAGAAAACGAAGACGATGAGATCCTGATGGTAGAAGAAGGTGGAAAAAGGGAGGCTGACTCTGACTCAGATGGAGAGGAAGCAGACTTGTCGGTGGAGGATCAAATAGAACTTCTCATCAAAACTGTATTGCAGAAAACTAAAGACAACACCGATCTACTTTCTGAAAGGGATACACTACAGATGAATATTTCGATGCTGTCAAAAGAGTTGGATGAGGAGAAGGCTAAGTCTCTAAGACTTGAGAAACAGTTGGAGGAACAGCTGAAGAATATTCGAATGTTGAATCAAGGCACTAAAAATTTGGATACCTTACTCAGTAATGGGAGATCGAACAATGTGAAGTGGGGACTGGGATATCAAGGAGCTGATGCTAAG GGAAACCACAGAGACAGTTGTATGCCTCCACCAATTTTCAACGGCCCGCTCAGAGATCTGTTCGACTTAGCAGAAGAACATGATGTTG AAGCTGATCAGGCTAAGTGGTACTTTGACAGCGGATGCTCCAGACATATGACCGGTGCCTCTGACAATTTGTCGCATGGAGAAGATGTTGTTGGAGGAAAAGTTACCTTCAGAGATGGAGGAAAGGGTACTATTAGGGGCAAAGGTATGACTTGTGGTGAATCCCAACCACATCTGAAGTATGTATTCCTTGTGGATGGTTTGAAGGCAAATCTGATCAGTGTCAGTCAGCTGTGTGATGAGGGTTTGGATGTCACTTTACCTAAGAAGGACTGCAGAGCAGTGGATCAACAAGGGTCTGTAAAACTTCGGGGAAGACGGTCTGGCAATAACTGCTACATGTGGAACTCAGAAAACCAATGCTTCAATGCATCTGCTAAGTTGGACACTGATCTGTAG
- the LOC104701527 gene encoding LOW QUALITY PROTEIN: pentatricopeptide repeat-containing protein At1g68980, mitochondrial-like (The sequence of the model RefSeq protein was modified relative to this genomic sequence to represent the inferred CDS: substituted 1 base at 1 genomic stop codon), translating into MLRKTLTLISLRRPFSSIPPKPSPKTLTLHQKTTFESTLRHSLIAHDTDQAWRVFRSLAAASSLPDKSLLNSLITHLSSFNQADQNTSLRHRLKRAFVSATYVIEKDPILLEFETVRTVLESMKLAKASGPALALVECIFKNRYYVPFDLWGHLIIDICRENGSLASFLKVFKESCKIAVDEKLDFMKPDLVASNVALEACCKQLESLADAENVIESMDVLGVKPDELSFGFLAYLYARKGLREKISELENLMDGFGFASRRILYSNMISGYVKSGDLDSVSDVILHSLRGDGEDSSFSEETYFELVKGFIENKSVNKLATLIIEAQKFESLSIEVDGSVGFGIVHACVKLGFSGKSILDQMNAQGGSGGIGVYVPILNAYXKEGRTGEATQLVTEISSSGLQLDVETYNTMIEASMTKQDFVSALTLFRDMRETRVKDLKGCYLTIMTGLLENQRPELMEEFVEEVLEDPRVEVKSHDWNSIIHAFCKSGRLEDAKITFRRMAFLQYEPNNQTYLSLINGYVSCEKYFEVVVLWKEFKDKKAKLEHALADAFLNALVKGGFFGTALQVIEKCQEMKIFVDRWRYKATFMETQKNLRLPKLRKRKMKKIEFLDAFKNWAGLTT; encoded by the coding sequence ATGTTGAGAAAGACTCTAACTTTAATCTCACTAAGAAGACCCTTCTCTTCGATTCCCCCAAAACCTTCacctaaaaccctaaccctacATCAGAAGACCACCTTTGAATCTACTCTACGCCATTCCCTAATCGCTCACGACACTGATCAAGCATGGAGGGTCTTCCGATCCTTGGCCGCCGCTTCTTCTCTCCCCGACAAGAGCCTCCTCAACTCTCTCATCACCCACTTGTCTTCCTTCAACCAAGCAGATCAAAACACTTCCCTCAGGCACAGACTCAAGCGTGCCTTTGTTTCTGCGACTTACGTAATCGAGAAAGATCCGATTTTGCTGGAGTTTGAGACTGTTCGTACGGTTTTGGAGTCGATGAAACTGGCGAAAGCTTCAGGGCCAGCGTTGGCTTTGGTGgagtgtatttttaaaaacaggTACTATGTTCCTTTTGATCTCTGGGGACATTTGATTATCGATATCTGTAGAGAAAATGGAAGCTTGGCTTCGTTTCTTAAGGTGTTTAAGGAAAGTTGCAAAATTGCTGTAGATGAGAAGCTTGATTTCATGAAACCGGATTTGGTAGCTAGTAATGTGGCTCTCGAAGCGTGTTGTAAGCAGTTGGAATCTTTGGCTGATGCTGAAAATGTGATTGAATCTATGGATGTTTTAGGTGTGAAGCCTGATGAATTGAGTTTTGGGTTTCTTGCTTATTTGTATGCAAGAAAGGGGCTTAGAGAGAAGATAAGTGAGCTTGAGAATTTGATGGATGGTTTTGGGTTTGCGAGTAGAAGAATCCTTTATTCTAATATGATTAGTGGATATGTTAAGAGTGGTGATTTAGATAGTGTTTCTGATGTTATACTGCATAGTCTTAGAGGAGATGGTGAAGACTCGAGTTTTAGTGAGGAGACGTACTTTGAATTGGTTAAAGGGTTTATAGAGAATAAAAGCGTTAACAAATTAGCCACACTGATCATTGAAGCTCAGAAGTTTGAATCTTTATCCATTGAGGTTGACGGATCAGTTGGGTTTGGAATTGTACATGCTTGTGTCAAGCTTGGATTTTCAGGTAAAAGTATTCTAGATCAAATGAATGCTCAGGGAGGATCTGGAGGGATTGGGGTGTATGTGCCGATCTTGAATGCCTATTGAAAAGAAGGCAGAACAGGTGAAGCTACTCAGCTGGTTACAGAGATCAGCAGCTCTGGGCTTCAGTTAGACGTTGAGACCTATAACACTATGATCGAAGCTTCCATGACGAAACAGGATTTTGTATCTGCGCTTACATTGTTTAGGGACATGAGAGAAACAAGAGTAAAAGATTTGAAAGGATGCTACTTGACAATAATGACAGGTCTCCTTGAGAATCAGAGACCTGAGTTAATGGAAGAGTTTGTGGAGGAAGTTTTGGAGGATCCTCGAGTAGAAGTGAAGTCCCATGATTGGAATTCGATTATCCATGCCTTTTGTAAATCTGGACGCCTAGAAGATGCAAAGATTACATTCAGAAGGATGGCGTTTCTTCAGTATGAGCCAAATAACCAGACTTACTTGTCGTTGATCAATGGATATGTGAGCTGCGAGAAGTACTTCGAGGTGGTGGTTTTGTGgaaagagttcaaagataagaaagCAAAACTGGAGCATGCTCTTGCGGATGCGTTCTTGAATGCGTTGGTGAAAGGAGGGTTCTTTGGCACTGCGTTGCAAGTGATAGAGAAATGTCAGGAGATGAAGATATTCGTAGATAGGTGGAGGTACAAGGCAACGTTCATGGAGACTCAGAAGAATCTCAGGTTGCCAAAgttgagaaagaggaagatgaagaaaattgAGTTTCTTGATGCTTTTAAGAACTGGGCTGGTCTTACCACATGA